In the Diadema setosum chromosome 11, eeDiaSeto1, whole genome shotgun sequence genome, CACGCAGATAAATATGCGCTGGCATGTCCACGTACTTTGAGAgaaacctccttggtattacGCAAACAGTGATGTTGAAATTAGTAAAGTTTTGTAAGGTAATTGTAGATTATTTTGATAAActttgaaaagattttcttgTGTGTGATTATGAGTACTTATACATTAACCCTGTTAgagggtgattttttttttagcttacaTGTATTGCAGGCACAGTGCCTGTTATTATAGAAAGTAGATAGTCTGATGTATTCGTATATTCATCTCtattccatgtacatgtatatatcttcATTGCATGTTTAGTCTGTCATGTAGATTGTTATTCTTGCCAGTTTGTATcttacatgtattcatttttactcaCATACCCCAGGAGGGTGATTGAGTTAATAAATTACTACTACCAAGGAGGTACAGTACTACTGAGTATgcgagcctagtacctccttggtattacACAcgcccacatacacacacgccgCATTATTGTGTAAACTCTATGGAGTGCGAGTGTGTACTAAAAAAGAGCCATCTACAGACGAGATATCCGTGTAAACTGTACGGCACTTCggacacacacataacacacacacgaacatcCTACGCGTACGACGCACAATACAATCGGGGAGTCATTGAAGTGTGCAGTAAACGTGCTCTACGCGTTATAAGCAATAGTGCCGCTCAGGTCGTCGGCGGGAGCTGtgatggccgagtggttaaggCGTTGGACTTGAAATCCAATGGGATCTTCCCGCGCAGGTTCGAACCCTGCTCGCAGCGTgattaccctttttttttttttttttttttttttttttttttttttttttattaatcttCCGTTGGAACTGTTTGTGCAAtagaacaaataaataaataaataaatgaaaaaataatgataaacaaataaataaaaaaaaaatgctatttaAGCCAGGCATAGCGATCTCAATATTCATGACACTACCGTATCATAGTGGCTTCTACGATTGTTTCATctacgttgtgtgtgtgtgttgtgtgtgaatTTTGCATTTGATTACTCCGTGCAGCGTAGGGATAAAAATGTCATTCGACTACTTGTTATCTAATAATAACGTCCATTGTCATGCTTTAGCTGAAAACAACACAGAAAACTTTTTTGCCTAATTGTAGTGTATTGCACATTATTCTTGCATGGGAAGATGACTGAAGGCCTGCGattttcagttttatgaaataataatgaagtatgaagaaagttatgaattaaCGCATATGACCGTCAGGAGTAAATTTGAAATTGCAGACAATAAAAACGTTTAGTGTCATTGATTGGCTCTATGTAAAATTAATCACTTGGTATCTGTCATGAAAGCGTTGCGAAAACACGTATTTGGATACAATGTAGccctattttatttttactttttaaaatgGGCTTTAAAAATCACCTACCTTGCTATTTGCGTaacattcattttcagtttACTTAAATATAAATCTTTACCATGAATAGGTGATGATACCAGGGGAGTAGGGCTCTCCTTAAAATTTAATGAATGAGCTTGGCAGTTTAGCTGCAGTAAGGTGTTATATATAGTTTATTCCAAAAgtaacaaaggaaaaaaaagaagaacctgCAATAAccaagaaaagatgaaaacaaacattgtaactGTACATTATCAGTGTTACATAATAGTAATACGTGCAGTTTGGTTTAGCACATGCGCAAACCACAAAACTACGAActaagtacattgtatctaaGTCCAAATGTTTTGCTTCAATTATTCAGAACTCCAGTGCATTAAAATAGTGAGATACTTTTGACCAGACTAAATCAAAGCAGTTTAAACATTAAATACATTCTTCAAAATGCATGGATCTTTATTCTTAAACACTTGTTAcctatgaataataataattggtttcattatttttttttttgtaataaaactGGACTGTGCCGTAGTAACTGCTTAAAAACTGTCATGTCATCAAAGTGGAACGCGTCCCCAAACGGTCTTCCAATCTGGTCAAGAGTCTGATAATAAGTCATCATCATGAACTGCCGTTCGATCTCTTTATCACTTCAACTAAAGCTTGCGATTTCTAAAACTAAATACCAGTATTATCCTATAATTCCACGATCCACAACCAAGCTTATTCTACACCATGCTTTGACTTCAATCAATCCACCTTGTATGATTGTAGTCACCTCATCAGTTCAAAAGCCTATATAGCAATAATATTGTTCATCGTCCTCTTAACtatatgcatattttttaaACGGACTGCTAAAATTAAACTAAATAatgtcaacaacaaaacactttAGTACAGTGTAAATCTGTCACCATGCGCGAGTAAGAGGATGAAACATGAGATCTATACCCAAGGTTGAGGCCACTATGTAATTTCAACTGAAACTTCCGGTTTCTAAAAACAATTACTGGCATTATCCTATAATTCCGCGATACACAACCAAGCTTATTTCACACATGCTTTGACTTCAATCAATCCACCTTGTCATTTCACAAAGGCTATAACCATTGCTCATCAGTAGCGGATCCAGACGGGCGCACTTGGCGCGCGCCCCTTCTATatttttattaaaacaaaagaaataaaaagaaaaatggggggggggggcggcgccccctttaattttgtaaaggcacttcTCCtttgaattcctggatcctgcTCATGTCCATTTTGCTTCACATAACTGAATGCTAAAGTTTAACTACAATGTCAGCAACAGCAAAATACATacctatagtacaatgtctataCGATGTACTACAACTTGTAAACATATTATCATACGCAAGGTCAACCCCTCTCGTCTGCTGATCACCAGGTCACAACAGCAATCGTATCAACAACATATTCGCAGGTTGTGCAGTCCTCATTGCTGGCATAAATGTAACGGAAACTATCCTAAATAAGGGAAACAATGTACACCAATGGTTCTTATAGTACACCTGTATATCCAACCaatattgtataatatacacGAAACTTAGATGACAGTAATTTCAAGGTCACTAGGAGAAGATAACAAAGTTTGGTATACCTTTTGTGTCAATATCAACTGAATACAATCCATACAGATTTGTcgcaatatcattattatcataaagtAATTAGGAGTGTGATTTTTGCGTTTAATGTCAAGTTAAAATCAATCACATTAAGTTTCATAATAATGATTTGAACTTAATTTCATTCTCAAGTTTTAGAAGACATGAAAAATTAATGGCCAAGGTCTTTCACGTTATTAAACCACATCCACTATacttcattttttcctctttttctttttttttttaatccctagGCGAACGCTACAGATCAGATTCAACTCCCAATAATCACAATCTCGTCTTTCTCTTTCCACTGGTAGTCATTCATGGTATGGAAGCTCCCGAAGGACGCCCTCCACGACCATCAGAAGTTATATCCACACCCTCTGACTGACCAAATGATGGAAGAGATTCTTCGAGACAAAAGTCTCTCTACCTACCAAACAGACTACCTCGGCATTCCTCAGGGTAAACAATAGTTATGctttgagttgttgtttttttttaatcagtttttgtgggtcattgttgttgttgttacccTGATGAAAGTAACGTATAAATATAGTAATGTTTGTTTATAGCGCCTTGTGTGAGTGTTTTTCATTCGATGATATTTCTCTGTGATACCTATTTAGTTTAACCTTTTACTTACCATTGCATGTCGTTGCATGTGTTTCATAGCTTTTACTCTGAGGTATCTGTGTTTTGTATAAAACGTCATAtgtgttttattcatttgtaaatGCCTTGTATTCAGGGGACTTGGTGAACAGCTGTGAACTGAACTGTGAACTTCTGTGAATAAGTATATTAATTAAGTAAAAATAAGGAGTTATTGATCAGCATAACTTATTATGTCATCATAAACgccttcaaaaatgaaatttcggCAGTAGGCACgcccagttaaaaaaaaaaaaacacaacaaaactgtTATTTAGGAGCATCCTGATAAataagtgcattacatataatTGTGAATTTATTAACCcatgtttcatcaattttacCCTAAAAGTCGAAATAGTGATTCCCAAAGaaattttgtaaatgaaaataaaatacaaaaacaaaaagaccaATCTTTAGTTGATCAAgtttttagaactattttctAGAGAAAATAAAACCCCCCACTTTTTTAAACTTCAAAACGAAAAGAAGTTTTGATTTTGTCCGTAGATTATGACTGATCGCGTGTTCCTGTATCATGACTTTGCTATGATTTGATTTGTGCTGTTGTTTTTAACATTTCACTGTTTCACTGCAAGTTATctaatgattatttttcattattttgctgaaTTCGTTATCATAATTCTAACTACATAAATGTTGACCTTAAGAAACCATTTGGACTTACCATTTGTTATTTTAGTTGTTTTTCGCAGAATATTGTTATCAgtgttttttcatgtttgcttaaCATTAAATCTGTTCATTGACAATAGAAATACGCActtgctgaaaaacagcctcACGGCTGACTGCAattattggttttttttatcCGTGTTTAGATAATAgtagaacaaacaaacacgagatatgacaactgaaaaaaacaacacaagcGCACAGACAGTGGTCACGCCGTTAATGAATAATTTTAAAATGCATTTTACTCTAAGAGTCAGTTCACCTTCAGAAAAAAGAGAAGGCGTAATGATAAGCATTTTTtcatcgtgtacaaaaaaaaaaacaaaacaaaaagacaacagACTGAGGAAGATCCCCATGCATGAAGATAATAAATAATTATGACCATTTAATGTTAACATAATGactacccaaaaaaaaaaaaaagtcacattactcatgaaaataatgtggtACTCTACCGGAGCATGCCATATTTTTCTGTAATTATCCTACGCTACTTTgttatcttgaaaaaaaaaaaaaaaaacgatctggtattttttttttcccatggagaattatgaaaaaaaaaatctttaaaaaaaagaagagaaaaggaataCAGCAAGCTACCGAACACTGCCGGTTAAGGATAGAGTGTTTAGTTGTATAATCCTTCAAGCTCTTTCAGTCAGTAATGTTCTTATCATAGTAATGTGATCGTTCTGTTTACTTTCTGTATATACCCTGTAGGTTATCAAGTTCGCACAGCTCTCGAGGGTTATGTGGATTGGCGCGAGAAAGTGCCGTACAGCCACGAGTCGACGTCGAGGGCGATATACCAAGCCCCCGGACCTCGTCAACAGAGGGAGCTAACCAACAACACCACTCGGTTCGGTTGCAATAAGAATATACGCAGGCCAGCCACGGGTATAGGTATGTGTCGTGTAATGTATTATTCAGACTTGAGCTGCTTCCGTAGACAATCTTAGTCTAAAATTATGGTGAGCAACAAAATTTTACagaaacgaagaagaagaaaacaattatgaatGATTCGGTTTTATCTTGCAGTGGATTATTGTTCACtctttcaaaaaaacaaaaaacaaataacccaacaacaacaacaactaaaaaacTGCTGAGGCATATTGTTAATTATCGggcatgcaaatgtgattttcTGAAACATCTTTTATACAGGCAGTGACAATTAGTCGAGCATTACACTacaatataaatgataaatgccGCGGAAGTACTATACATATAATAAGCATCAGGGACTGTATATTTCTttcaatgtaattttttttttccagtttttccttttaaatgagcaaaagacaaagacaagatccatgaaataaaaaaaaaaaacgaaaactgATGTATCATTTGTCTTCCACTATGACAGTGCCCTTAATGATACAAGCAAATGATTTGGGAAAACGGAGCTTCATTGCACATTTTTAAAAGACTGGGCCTGGTGTTTTAGATGTCCTTTTTTTCCTCACCACAGTTTCTAGTTTTCGCCAGTTGCTTTCTCACACTGTAACTGGATTTAAAATTTACTATTTTGATATAAGACTAATTATTCATGGCGATTTTGCCACTATAACGGTGCATTATTCCTAGGAAATGTTATAAAGTAATCAACCTTCATGGTATATATCGGAATTGCAATGGGCTTCCTGGaagatatccccccccccacatcttCTTACAATTAATTATTTCTCACCGACGTAAGCAATTTTAGGTATGAATTTGGGCAACATGAATTAAAGACAAGGGTGGGTTTTCACGCTCAAGACTACAAAAAGGTGTGTATCTGCTGATAAGTTTAGTACTACGCTGATGAATAACACGAATAAAATTCATTTGTTCGGACATTGCTCTCCTATTCCTAATAAGACTCAACTGAACATCCTCTTGTCATAATTCTCGTTCTGTTTTTCGTCTACAGTTCCCAACACAACGCGGCATGAGATGCACCTAAGAAAAGCAACAAGCTACGACCACTTCTACAACAAACCCTTTAAACCGGGTACAGAACAACTCAGCAAGGCTCTCGCCAAGGGCAAACTCGAGGAATTCCTGCGATTAGCAGACGAAAAAGGTAAGCCAACATCTggactcctcctcctcctgaaCTCACCCCTCCAGTCTCCTTCTGCCACCCCATCATCTCTACCCTCgacagataatgataatatagaaATAAAATGCGCCATGTCTGTCACACAGTGACCCTCCTGGGGCAGAAAAGATAAAGCAACTTTTCTTCCAATCATCGTTCTGAAGTAGTGTTACTTTCTAGCCATTGCGGTATcatggggtgttttttttttttgtcagtttgcTTTTTTCGCAttcaaatttgtcaaaatgtttgcaaaaatTGCAGGAAAAACTACAAATTCAACAGAGTAGAACACTATAGAAGACTGTCCATATAGAAAGTTATCTTGTTTGAGGAAATACACTCTGATAAACTTGAATGGTGTTAGAGGGCGTAGTTAAGTTCAAGTGAAGTCATACGAGAGCTCAATACAGGCACTATCTAGGCCATCCTGCCCTTGGATTGTGGCGGTAATGACGCGTTGGATATCGTCAATCTTCGACGATAACAAACGTCATTTAATCGTCTATACGTTCTTAATGACCTTCATCTTTGGCTTCTTTTCCTGTTTTTCGATATTTACCCCATTCATTTCACCCTTATCTTTCTCTTCTCCTCCCCCTTGCGTCTCCCAGATCGTGACGCAATAAAATCAATCAGGCGAAAACTTCAGATGAAGCCCGCCCCCACGGAAGAGTCCGAGGCCGACGAGGCAGCCCGCTTGGCGGGACGGCCGCCCAACCGTCCATACACTGCAAAGCCCATACCTAAATTCAGCTGGATGTCGTCTTGGTCTGGACCTCTGTAGAAGAGCAATGATGAACAGAAGATTTTGAAACTGGTTTCCGGGAAAGTTTCCTTCTTGCATAACCTTACCACCAGCTGTAGACAAGGCAGACACTCTAATCATGAAGCCCCCTCattattatattcataataatatacattGGCACCATTGACATCTCCAGACAAGTGTACTTCCTGGTTTTGTACTAAGCAAAAAGAAGAGAGTTCGACTAGAATGGTGAATAAACATAACAACCTTTGTGTACAATATTTCTCTATACCTCAATAATTTTCGGCCTGCGGATGAACCAATTTCTTATAGTTGAGACCCCTGCCCCTTCCCATAATAACTGATGGCAAGTGCAGTGTTCTACATCCAAGAAGGAAACAATGacccggatgtttacttttccTATACAAGTGCAAATGCTGCATGAGGTTGATTAGCTGGAGTGTAATAATGTTTTTCGGTTTTCGCAATACTTTCCCTCGTGCCGTCCTTAGTCTACATGGTTCAGACCTGCCTCTTTACTTGCTTTTTACAGCTACATAAGCAAGACCAACCAGGAGATTTGGACCTgtgatataatatatgtatatacatattatgtcatAGGTCCAAACATGTTGAGttttcacgtattggctccaagaagaaataaaaacaaaacaagctggtaatgcatttttagcCAACTGCAGTATAAATTATAATTCGACTCAAATTTTGGCGTCCTACGTCTTCTTAATTGTCAAGA is a window encoding:
- the LOC140235363 gene encoding uncharacterized protein → MSTDVTMYPRGTRADSVTPTRQYVTEINERIATDDFAADLAQFYPHASDADKQRCLELLSSMTITDRMTHRVAKETEKKKLLQRPKTAMASYGRPGTPGAKVKKTMTSYRRDFPEKSFDYVPTARPNTTNTAYRTSFDPRGPIGPTHYGDYYNDKGYNRAEPYLRTGSASGARKNNPHPFESFMVWKLPKDALHDHQKLYPHPLTDQMMEEILRDKSLSTYQTDYLGIPQGYQVRTALEGYVDWREKVPYSHESTSRAIYQAPGPRQQRELTNNTTRFGCNKNIRRPATGIVPNTTRHEMHLRKATSYDHFYNKPFKPGTEQLSKALAKGKLEEFLRLADEKDRDAIKSIRRKLQMKPAPTEESEADEAARLAGRPPNRPYTAKPIPKFSWMSSWSGPL